The following coding sequences lie in one Pseudomonas sp. B33.4 genomic window:
- the hslO gene encoding Hsp33 family molecular chaperone HslO — protein sequence MTDLADTDFTQRFIFDDSDTRGELVALERSYAEVLAKHPYPEPVAQLLGELMAAASLLVGTLKFDGLLILQARSEGPIPLLMIECSSERDIRGLARYNAEQIAPDATLADLMPGGDLTLTVDPTVGQRYQGIVDLDGETLSECFTNYFVMSQQVGTRFKLFADGRRARGMLLQQLPADRLKDEEERADSWQHITALASTLTADELLSLDNETVLHRLYHEEQVRLFDVQNLRFRCTCSRERSGNALVSLGLEDAQQLVQENGGTIEIDCQFCNQQYLFDAADIAQLFAGAGVDTPSDTRH from the coding sequence ATGACCGACCTAGCGGACACCGATTTCACCCAACGTTTCATCTTCGATGACAGCGACACGCGCGGCGAACTGGTTGCGCTTGAGCGCAGCTATGCCGAGGTTCTCGCCAAGCACCCGTACCCCGAGCCGGTAGCGCAATTGCTCGGCGAATTGATGGCGGCGGCCTCGTTGTTGGTGGGCACGCTGAAGTTCGATGGCTTGCTGATTCTGCAGGCACGTTCCGAAGGGCCGATTCCGCTGCTGATGATCGAATGCTCCAGCGAGCGCGATATCCGTGGTCTGGCGCGTTACAACGCCGAGCAGATCGCACCCGACGCAACCCTTGCCGACCTGATGCCGGGCGGCGATCTGACTCTGACCGTCGACCCGACTGTCGGCCAGCGCTACCAGGGCATCGTCGATCTCGACGGCGAAACCCTGTCGGAATGCTTCACCAATTATTTCGTCATGTCGCAACAGGTCGGCACCCGCTTCAAGTTGTTCGCCGACGGCCGTCGCGCCCGTGGAATGCTCTTGCAGCAACTGCCGGCCGACCGTCTGAAAGACGAAGAAGAGCGCGCTGACAGCTGGCAGCACATCACTGCGCTGGCCAGCACCCTCACCGCCGATGAACTGTTGAGCCTGGACAACGAAACCGTGCTGCACCGCCTCTATCATGAAGAGCAGGTGCGTCTGTTCGATGTGCAGAACCTGCGTTTCCGTTGCACCTGCTCACGCGAGCGTTCGGGCAACGCGCTGGTCAGTCTGGGTCTTGAGGATGCACAGCAATTGGTTCAAGAGAACGGCGGCACTATCGAGATCGATTGCCAGTTCTGCAATCAGCAATACCTGTTCGACGCGGCCGATATTGCTCAATTGTTCGCTGGTGCAGGCGTCGACACGCCGTCAGATACCCGGCACTAA